GGAAAGCTTAACAGGGTTTGATCCTAAACCAGGGTGTGAACTTGTCCCAGTGCTGCCAGCACCATTAGCCCAAGGAGGGTTGCTTCCAGAGTTGCCAGCAGTCCCAGCACCAATTGCCAAAGTACTGCTATGCTTGGTGGCAGACTCAGGCATGGTGCCTCCAAGCTCAGCTAAGAAGTTCTGATACTCATCATCCATTTTCTTGCCTGTAGTCCCCTTCACAGGACAGTCAATAGTAGGGTGTCCACCATCACCGCAGATTTTGCAAAGCACATCACTCTTAAATGTAGAAGTACGTGAAGGACACGCATACTGCCTATGTCCCGGTTCCCCACATAACCTACAAAATTCCTCATCCCTTATGGTCCCATTTAATGCAGCAAGTTCCCTGAGCTGCTGTCTCTTGTGTTCATTTAGAACCTCATCAACAGGCTGCAACAGTTTCTCCACCATCCCTGCAGCTGCATCTAGTGCCTCCTGTGTCTCCGCTTCCACCAAAACATGCAAATCCTCATTCTCTGCTGGATCAGGCTTCAAATCCCTCTTCTGCTGCAACCTACCCTCTTTCACTGAACCTTTTCCACGAATGACGATCTTTGCACCAGTTTCACGTTCCATCCTTTTCTGGGTATTGCCCCTAGGTCCTATTATAAGTCCAATAAAATTGTAACCGGGGTACTCTTTCATCGGTATGTACAGCTTCTTCTGTAGCTTGGGAGGCCTATAATCAGCCGGGGGCTTAAACGCTGGATTCCGCTTAATAATCTGTGTAATAATGTCCTGTCTCTCCTTGTTCAGACGCTCACGAGCACGATACTCTCTCGTATTGATCCTAATCCCCATATTATCATATATAGGTTCCGGAGAAGGGGAGCGAGCTCCCTCGGGCCTATCATCTAACGGCAAACCCGACTGCAACATCCTGCTAATTTCCAACAGCCTAGCATTAAGGGCCTGAATTTCAGGGTCAAACTCGATACCTCCAGTGAAGTCCTTCATGAAATCCGGAAGCTGAATCGTGGGCAGCTTCGGCTCGTCATCCGCCCATCGCGACTTCCGCTTCCTCGTGCCGCTCCCAGAGTCGTTGCCCACCCCGCTGCCGCCGCTCTGCTCGTTCGATTCGGAAGGCGGGTCCCATCGGCTGCGGCGGCGCCTCCGGCTGGTCGTCTCCTCCTCGCCTCCCGAGGCGTCCTTATCGGTCCCGCTGTGGGTGTTCGTGATCGCGCCGCCGTCGGACAGGACGACCTTCGCGATCTCCGGCCTGGGGCCGGGGTGCTGGTTCTCGGAGGCGAGGAAGTGGCCGTTGCCGAGCGAGCCGTTGGGGTTTGGAGGAGCGCCGTGCGCTGGATTCTGCTGCTGATTAACCGCACCGTAGTAGTAATCGAACGATTGCGACTCCGGAgggggcggcgggggcgggTAATCGGCGGGGAGTCTAGGGTTCCGGACGGagggagcggcggcggaggaggataCGCGGCGGCGGCGTTTTCGTGCGGCGGCTCCATGAGTACCTGAACGggtcggttcgggtcgggtcgggtaatTGCAGAACCCGAAGGAAGGAGGGAACGAAGGGAGGAGGCGAAAGAGGTTTCGATCGATCGGAGGCAAACTGAATATGCGTGTGGGAGTTCTGAATCTCGCTGTGATATACTCTTTTTTACGTCGGACTCGGGTTCGGATTCGGGTCGGGCTGGGAAAAGAGGCGGTTTGGTGTGATTGAATGGGCCTGCGTAGGCCCTGTACGGATTTTTTTGGGCCGAAGCTAGAGGCCCGAAGCAATAGTTTTGATTTTAGTAAAATGACATAATaatctttgaattttggctTAGTATATAAtgtaatttgtgaatttttaatttttttattatggctTTGGGCTTTTAG
The sequence above is drawn from the Eucalyptus grandis isolate ANBG69807.140 chromosome 11, ASM1654582v1, whole genome shotgun sequence genome and encodes:
- the LOC104424354 gene encoding splicing factor-like protein 1, which codes for MAGPLEKNGIPVQIIEQVHSFPNPGSHWVYELIRTIVWIHETEDVRVPDRFRAWFRFGANGFRIGPLDSFDIPLAVVDAILSECVADLPDGKVDNPSSPNLVQSDVEDVGSTNESDLTPTRIFSLPPIDRNLFRLLPSFPPSFGFCNYPTRPEPTRSGTHGAAARKRRRRVSSSAAAPSVRNPRLPADYPPPPPPPESQSFDYYYGAVNQQQNPAHGAPPNPNGSLGNGHFLASENQHPGPRPEIAKVVLSDGGAITNTHSGTDKDASGGEEETTSRRRRRSRWDPPSESNEQSGGSGVGNDSGSGTRKRKSRWADDEPKLPTIQLPDFMKDFTGGIEFDPEIQALNARLLEISRMLQSGLPLDDRPEGARSPSPEPIYDNMGIRINTREYRARERLNKERQDIITQIIKRNPAFKPPADYRPPKLQKKLYIPMKEYPGYNFIGLIIGPRGNTQKRMERETGAKIVIRGKGSVKEGRLQQKRDLKPDPAENEDLHVLVEAETQEALDAAAGMVEKLLQPVDEVLNEHKRQQLRELAALNGTIRDEEFCRLCGEPGHRQYACPSRTSTFKSDVLCKICGDGGHPTIDCPVKGTTGKKMDDEYQNFLAELGGTMPESATKHSSTLAIGAGTAGNSGSNPPWANGAGSTGTSSHPGLGSNPVKLSKEYDDTNLYIGYLPPTLDDDGLIQLFSQFGEIVMAKVIKDRVTGLSKGYGFVKYADVQMANAAIQAMNGHRLDGRTIAVRVAGKPPQPTVPPGPPSSTVPTYPVPTQPLGAYPSQQFTAGGPLPPVPPGGYTATPVPWGPPLPPPPYGYPPPSYMGPVPIPGQPMPPYGMSYPPPPPSAQPVPPGAPPQTAPPAEAPPSYPPGVQSENTSSSHSAPVSAYGTAPPMMPHGAQPIYAASSMGYAPYYGAYPPPAPAPTSNADPSQSIANAPWASNPPPPPQPPASSSEQTSFGGDAEYEKFMAQMK